The following proteins come from a genomic window of Planctomycetota bacterium:
- a CDS encoding 4-hydroxy-tetrahydrodipicolinate reductase yields MNANANPIALAIAGAAGRMGQRLIALAAAMPQFHLAGAFEAPGNPAVGADSGLTAGIKPNGVPITDGFHSPAAVVIDFTAPAATRALIARCVDRDVSMVIGTTGLTGEDHALIDEAAKTIAVLQAPNTSLGVNLLLSLVARTAQQLGDDYDIEILEAHHHHKKDAPSGTALAIAESICKATGKSMSGDLVMERVGHDCVRERGKITMQSLRMGDVVGEHTAFFAGVGERLELTHKASSRDTFARGALKAAAWLSGKPAGRYGMKDVLGLAD; encoded by the coding sequence ATGAATGCCAACGCCAATCCGATCGCACTCGCCATCGCCGGGGCCGCCGGGCGCATGGGCCAACGGCTCATCGCGCTGGCCGCCGCCATGCCGCAGTTCCACCTCGCCGGGGCCTTCGAAGCCCCCGGCAACCCGGCCGTCGGGGCTGACAGCGGGCTGACCGCGGGGATCAAGCCCAACGGCGTCCCCATCACCGATGGGTTCCACAGCCCCGCCGCGGTGGTCATCGACTTCACCGCCCCGGCGGCGACGCGGGCGCTGATCGCAAGGTGCGTGGACCGCGATGTGAGCATGGTGATCGGCACGACCGGGCTGACGGGGGAGGATCACGCCCTGATCGACGAAGCCGCCAAAACCATCGCCGTCCTGCAAGCCCCCAACACCAGCTTGGGCGTCAATCTGCTGCTTTCGCTCGTCGCCCGCACGGCCCAGCAGCTCGGCGACGACTACGACATCGAGATTCTCGAAGCCCATCATCACCATAAAAAAGACGCCCCGTCCGGGACCGCGCTGGCGATCGCCGAGTCGATCTGCAAGGCGACGGGCAAGAGCATGTCGGGCGATCTGGTCATGGAGCGCGTCGGGCACGACTGCGTCCGCGAGCGCGGCAAGATCACGATGCAGTCGCTGCGCATGGGCGACGTCGTCGGGGAGCACACGGCTTTCTTCGCCGGCGTCGGCGAGCGGCTGGAGCTGACGCACAAGGCCTCGAGCCGGGACACCTTCGCCCGCGGCGCCCTCAAGGCGGCGGCCTGGCTTTCGGGTAAGCCCGCGGGTCGGTACGGCATGAAGGATGTGCTGGGCCTTGCCGATTGA
- a CDS encoding molybdopterin-dependent oxidoreductase translates to MPSITIGDKVCTFEGRKTVLQVAQENGIEIPSYCYHPGLSIVASCRICLAEVSEPNPRDNGKLALIPKLVPTCQHPAADGAVVHMQSDKTQANQKAVMEYLLLNHPLDCPVCDQAGECYLQDYSYRYGRASSRFEENKVKQPKKDIGEHVLLYSDRCIMCTRCVRFTREVSGEGELSVQGRGNKEEIDVFPGRPLDNELSGNVVDICPVGALLDKDFLFEQRVWFLKSTPSIDPITCSGDNIWIDHNQGRIWRIKPRENAAVNKWWISDEVRYGWKFVHDESRLVSPMVDGEQTDWKTALTRATMGLSGKKVAVVISPMLSCEDAYTMATAMRTLHQGALLAVGPVPRQGEDKTFGGGYTVYAEKAPNARGVRRMLAQIAGDNGFVEYKDLIAKLKEVDAVVLTGNYPSAWVTKELVDVASGKFTVLIDTLPNDLTKKANVVLPAATWAEKAGTFENVNNRLQAFEAALPLAEFVRPEGQIALDLLVAAGKIEPARFDVAAARQQIGGALVSEVHPPAGKSAAHAQMQYVEL, encoded by the coding sequence ATGCCCAGCATTACCATTGGTGACAAAGTCTGCACCTTCGAAGGCCGCAAGACCGTCCTTCAGGTCGCTCAGGAAAACGGCATCGAGATCCCCAGCTACTGCTATCACCCCGGTTTGAGCATCGTGGCCTCCTGCCGCATCTGTCTGGCGGAGGTGTCGGAGCCGAACCCGCGCGACAATGGCAAGCTGGCGTTGATCCCCAAGCTCGTGCCGACCTGTCAGCACCCCGCCGCCGACGGTGCGGTCGTGCACATGCAATCCGACAAGACGCAGGCGAATCAGAAGGCGGTCATGGAGTACCTGCTTCTGAATCACCCGCTGGACTGCCCCGTCTGCGATCAGGCCGGCGAGTGCTACCTGCAGGACTACAGCTATCGCTACGGCCGGGCCAGCTCGCGCTTCGAAGAGAACAAGGTCAAGCAGCCCAAAAAAGACATCGGCGAGCATGTGCTGCTCTACTCCGATCGCTGCATCATGTGCACCCGCTGCGTCCGCTTTACGCGCGAAGTCAGCGGCGAGGGCGAGTTGAGCGTGCAGGGCCGCGGCAACAAGGAGGAGATCGACGTGTTCCCCGGTCGCCCATTGGACAATGAACTGTCCGGCAACGTGGTGGACATCTGCCCCGTCGGGGCTTTACTTGATAAGGATTTTCTGTTCGAGCAGCGCGTGTGGTTCCTCAAGTCCACGCCGAGTATCGACCCGATCACGTGCTCGGGCGACAACATTTGGATCGATCACAATCAGGGCCGCATCTGGCGCATCAAGCCGCGGGAGAACGCCGCGGTCAACAAATGGTGGATCAGCGACGAAGTGCGCTACGGGTGGAAATTCGTGCATGACGAGTCGCGGCTTGTTTCGCCGATGGTCGATGGCGAACAGACGGACTGGAAGACCGCGCTGACCCGCGCGACGATGGGGCTGTCGGGCAAGAAAGTCGCCGTCGTGATCTCGCCCATGCTCAGTTGCGAAGACGCGTACACGATGGCGACGGCGATGCGGACGCTGCATCAGGGGGCGCTGCTGGCCGTCGGCCCGGTGCCGCGGCAGGGCGAAGACAAGACCTTCGGCGGCGGATACACCGTCTATGCCGAGAAAGCCCCCAACGCGCGCGGCGTGCGTCGCATGCTCGCTCAGATCGCCGGCGACAACGGGTTCGTCGAGTACAAGGATCTGATCGCCAAGCTCAAGGAAGTCGACGCCGTGGTGCTGACGGGCAATTACCCGTCGGCATGGGTCACGAAGGAGCTCGTCGACGTCGCCAGCGGCAAATTCACCGTGCTCATCGACACGCTGCCGAACGATCTGACGAAGAAGGCGAACGTGGTGCTGCCCGCCGCGACGTGGGCCGAGAAGGCCGGGACGTTCGAGAACGTGAACAATCGTCTTCAGGCCTTCGAGGCGGCGCTGCCGTTGGCGGAGTTCGTGCGGCCGGAGGGCCAGATCGCGCTGGACCTGCTCGTCGCCGCCGGGAAGATCGAGCCGGCGCGCTTCGACGTCGCCGCGGCGCGTCAGCAGATCGGCGGGGCGCTGGTCAGCGAAGTGCATCCGCCCGCCGGCAAGTCCGCCGCGCACGCGCAGATGCAGTACGTGGAGCTTTGA
- a CDS encoding amino acid permease yields MRMAMPAEQLKRTVGLISAILLGLGSILGTGVFISLGLAAGSAGPSLLVAIVLAGAAALCSALSSAQLAASFPVSGGTYEYGHRYLTPGLGFLAGWMFLTAKSASAATAALGIAGAALALTDITSPAVHVWVAVGSAALLIIIAAGGIRLSNLVNAALVAVTLAALLSYIVIGMHPAIVGSVEYMHPFWPQAPVDVSGDWQRNFFSLHEFLEAAALVFVAFTGFGRVATLGEEIKHPQRNIPIAIVTSLLIAVALYLAVAFVSVGNVGPRFYLHATEHGNAPLQAIAEQLEKHRLAIALSIGAITAMGAVLLNLLLGLSRVVLAMGRRRDMPRFLALLDEEGQTPYLAVLFVGLIVIGLIYIGNVRYTWSLSAFTVLIYYGLTNLAALCLPAKHRRFPRVFAVLGLLACLSLAACVDRKALITGLILLGVGLVWRTITAYYRHRTIGGSVPPAPAEPDKSSTHSG; encoded by the coding sequence ATGAGAATGGCGATGCCGGCAGAGCAACTTAAACGAACGGTCGGTCTCATCAGCGCGATTCTGCTCGGCCTTGGGTCGATTCTCGGCACGGGCGTGTTCATCAGTCTGGGCCTCGCCGCCGGTTCCGCCGGGCCGTCGCTGCTCGTCGCCATCGTTCTCGCCGGCGCCGCCGCCCTGTGCAGCGCCCTGTCCAGCGCCCAGCTCGCCGCCAGTTTCCCCGTCAGCGGCGGAACCTACGAATATGGCCACCGCTACCTCACGCCCGGTCTCGGGTTCCTCGCCGGCTGGATGTTCCTGACCGCCAAAAGCGCTTCCGCCGCCACCGCCGCGCTGGGCATCGCCGGCGCCGCCCTCGCCCTGACCGACATCACTTCGCCCGCCGTGCACGTCTGGGTCGCCGTCGGCTCCGCCGCGCTGCTCATCATCATCGCCGCCGGCGGCATTCGGCTCTCCAATCTCGTCAACGCCGCGCTCGTCGCCGTGACGCTGGCGGCGCTCCTGAGCTACATCGTCATCGGCATGCACCCGGCGATCGTCGGGTCCGTCGAGTACATGCATCCGTTCTGGCCCCAGGCGCCCGTCGACGTGAGCGGCGACTGGCAGCGGAACTTTTTCTCACTCCACGAATTCCTCGAAGCAGCCGCACTCGTCTTCGTCGCCTTCACCGGCTTCGGCCGCGTCGCCACGCTCGGCGAAGAGATCAAACACCCGCAGCGCAACATCCCCATCGCAATCGTCACTTCGCTGCTCATCGCCGTCGCGCTCTATCTGGCCGTCGCGTTCGTGAGCGTCGGCAACGTCGGCCCGCGCTTTTACCTGCACGCGACCGAGCACGGCAACGCGCCGCTTCAAGCCATCGCCGAGCAACTGGAAAAGCATCGGCTGGCGATCGCGCTGAGCATCGGGGCGATCACGGCGATGGGCGCGGTCCTGCTGAATCTGCTCTTGGGGCTCTCGCGGGTCGTGCTGGCGATGGGCCGGCGGCGCGACATGCCGCGCTTCCTCGCCTTGCTCGACGAAGAGGGGCAGACGCCTTATCTGGCCGTCCTGTTTGTAGGACTGATCGTGATCGGATTGATCTACATCGGCAATGTGCGCTACACATGGTCGCTCAGCGCCTTCACCGTGCTGATCTACTACGGGCTCACCAATCTCGCCGCGCTGTGTCTGCCGGCCAAACACCGCCGGTTTCCGCGCGTGTTCGCCGTGCTGGGCCTCTTGGCGTGTCTGTCTCTGGCGGCGTGCGTCGATCGCAAGGCGCTGATCACCGGGCTGATCCTGCTGGGCGTCGGTCTCGTGTGGCGCACCATCACGGCCTATTACCGCCATCGCACGATCGGCGGCTCCGTCCCGCCCGCTCCCGCCGAGCCCGACAAGTCCTCGACCCATTCAGGGTGA
- a CDS encoding transketolase yields MAIDASIHAKAVELTKLSIQMTTAAGSGHPSTAASLSHLITCLMYQHMRYEPANPKHPGSDRLVLSEGHAVPIVYAACADLGVAIGKGKLHPMTRDDAMTLREVGSVVDGHPNPLEGFPFFDSATGSLGQGLSTAAGLAQAAQLDGIAKRIFCIIGDGESREGQVAEALDYIMDAKLTAVLPIFNCNVYAQSDKASPQQQADTMVAKLKAFGYDVRDINGHDPNAILAALAEHAARADAGPGQPIAIVARTTKGWGAASMQGNGHHGTPIKPNEVDHIFAELDATAAHVGAAWTDGDLAIAPITAKVPDAPAVTPAPSFTEALIKFGKADALAKGKFSTRRAYGVAVRAAGHANPRIVALDADVRGSTYADDFAKDADLAARFFDCRIAEQNMVSVAAGFSAGGKIPFISTFAKFLTRAYDQIEMSINSGANLKLIGSHAGVSLGADGPSQMALPDVAWFRSFTSVKLPDGRPAMYVLQPSDAFATYALVQAMAAHDGPCYMRTLRPDTELLYDDKTEFTLGGHEVIAEGNDLLIVASGYMVHEANRALDGLEEAGISATLVDLYSLPFDEEALLDLAQENNGMVLTVEDNYGAGVGGAVASALAEDGGSFTLKQMTVERVPKSGKTPDDLLKLLRLSADDIVRTARELMELASP; encoded by the coding sequence ATGGCGATCGACGCCTCCATTCACGCCAAAGCGGTCGAGCTTACCAAGCTGTCGATTCAGATGACGACGGCGGCGGGCAGCGGGCATCCGTCCACCGCGGCCAGTCTCTCGCATCTGATCACCTGCCTGATGTATCAACACATGCGCTACGAGCCGGCGAACCCGAAGCATCCGGGTTCCGATCGACTCGTGCTCTCCGAAGGCCACGCCGTGCCGATCGTCTACGCGGCGTGCGCCGATCTGGGCGTCGCCATCGGCAAGGGCAAATTGCATCCGATGACGCGCGACGATGCGATGACGCTGCGCGAGGTCGGCTCCGTCGTCGACGGGCATCCCAATCCGCTGGAGGGCTTCCCCTTCTTCGATTCGGCGACGGGTTCGCTGGGGCAGGGACTGTCCACGGCGGCGGGCTTGGCGCAGGCGGCGCAGCTCGACGGGATCGCCAAGCGGATCTTCTGCATCATCGGCGACGGCGAGTCGCGCGAGGGGCAGGTCGCCGAGGCGCTCGACTACATCATGGATGCCAAGCTCACCGCCGTCCTGCCGATCTTCAACTGCAACGTGTACGCGCAGTCGGACAAGGCCAGCCCGCAGCAGCAGGCCGACACGATGGTCGCCAAACTCAAGGCCTTCGGCTACGACGTGCGCGACATCAATGGGCACGACCCCAATGCGATCCTCGCCGCGCTCGCCGAACACGCCGCCCGCGCTGACGCCGGCCCCGGCCAGCCCATCGCCATCGTCGCCCGCACGACCAAAGGATGGGGCGCCGCGTCGATGCAGGGCAACGGTCATCACGGCACACCGATCAAACCCAATGAGGTCGACCACATCTTCGCCGAGCTGGACGCGACGGCCGCGCACGTCGGTGCGGCATGGACCGATGGCGATCTGGCGATCGCGCCCATCACCGCGAAGGTTCCCGACGCCCCGGCCGTCACGCCCGCGCCTTCGTTCACCGAAGCGCTGATCAAATTCGGCAAAGCGGACGCGCTGGCCAAGGGCAAGTTCTCGACGCGGCGGGCCTACGGCGTCGCCGTGCGAGCGGCCGGTCACGCCAACCCGCGCATCGTCGCGCTCGATGCCGACGTGCGCGGCTCGACCTACGCCGACGACTTCGCCAAGGACGCCGACCTGGCCGCGCGATTCTTCGACTGCCGCATCGCCGAGCAGAACATGGTGAGCGTCGCGGCGGGCTTCTCGGCGGGCGGGAAGATTCCGTTCATCTCGACGTTCGCCAAGTTCCTGACGCGCGCGTACGACCAGATCGAGATGTCGATCAACAGCGGCGCGAACCTCAAGCTCATCGGCTCGCATGCGGGCGTCTCGCTGGGCGCCGACGGGCCGAGCCAGATGGCGCTGCCGGACGTGGCGTGGTTCCGCTCGTTCACCTCGGTGAAGTTGCCCGACGGCAGGCCGGCGATGTATGTGCTTCAGCCGTCCGATGCGTTCGCGACGTATGCGCTGGTGCAGGCGATGGCGGCGCATGACGGGCCGTGCTACATGCGGACGCTGCGACCCGACACCGAGCTGCTCTACGACGACAAGACCGAGTTCACGCTCGGCGGACACGAGGTCATCGCCGAGGGCAACGATCTTTTGATCGTCGCCAGCGGGTACATGGTGCACGAAGCGAACCGCGCCCTCGACGGACTGGAGGAAGCGGGGATCTCGGCGACGCTGGTCGATCTGTACTCGCTGCCGTTCGACGAAGAGGCGCTGCTCGATCTGGCGCAGGAGAACAACGGCATGGTGCTCACCGTCGAGGACAACTACGGCGCGGGCGTCGGCGGCGCGGTGGCGTCGGCGCTGGCGGAGGACGGGGGAAGCTTCACGCTCAAGCAGATGACCGTCGAGCGCGTGCCCAAGAGCGGCAAGACGCCCGATGATCTATTGAAGCTGCTGCGTCTGTCGGCGGACGACATTGTCCGCACCGCGCGGGAGCTGATGGAGCTCGCCTCACCCTGA
- a CDS encoding DUF3800 domain-containing protein, producing MFILYVDASGQPEVAHGASPLYAMAGICVHEGTWFALESRFNTLKARYSCPGVEFELHAKDFCTTISEQDEIENFCELNWNERRCAVLERRSQKIALLKGEERRRKLKKYRATDPFVHLLRSERTRLLQEAIELIGTHTGIQLFGEVVDKGYLAKQTGARDAVEHTFTQLVSRFDMFLDRYNRNAPGTGVDKGLMVMDDEPSHAETMRDLFTRFRAQGHPWGKVNHVLESPFFVDSKMVSAVQAVDLCAYVLRRYVERANTRPNLEEVNFRRIFHQFDRAGGHLHGLRHYCSRQSCRCLICQEKGHAPVDAGLFEDVDDLRDENGDAGRAT from the coding sequence ATGTTTATTCTTTACGTAGACGCTTCCGGCCAGCCTGAAGTCGCACATGGCGCTTCACCTCTGTATGCGATGGCGGGTATTTGTGTCCACGAAGGTACTTGGTTTGCACTCGAAAGCCGATTCAATACGCTCAAAGCACGTTACTCGTGTCCTGGCGTTGAGTTTGAACTTCACGCCAAGGACTTCTGCACGACCATCAGCGAACAGGATGAAATCGAAAATTTTTGTGAACTGAATTGGAATGAACGGCGATGTGCCGTATTGGAAAGGCGGTCCCAAAAAATCGCATTACTCAAGGGCGAGGAACGCCGCCGGAAGCTAAAAAAGTATCGAGCCACGGATCCGTTTGTCCACTTGCTGCGAAGTGAGCGAACGCGACTGTTGCAAGAAGCGATTGAATTGATTGGCACTCATACAGGCATTCAGTTGTTCGGCGAGGTTGTCGATAAAGGATACTTGGCGAAGCAAACGGGTGCGCGCGATGCTGTCGAACACACGTTCACACAGTTGGTTTCCCGTTTTGATATGTTTCTAGATCGTTATAATCGCAACGCCCCAGGTACGGGTGTCGACAAAGGCTTAATGGTCATGGATGATGAGCCGTCACATGCGGAGACAATGCGAGACCTATTCACGCGATTTCGCGCCCAAGGCCATCCTTGGGGTAAAGTCAATCATGTGCTTGAATCACCGTTCTTTGTTGACAGCAAGATGGTCTCCGCCGTTCAGGCAGTGGACTTGTGTGCATATGTGCTGAGGCGGTATGTGGAGCGGGCGAATACTCGGCCCAACTTGGAAGAAGTCAATTTTCGTCGCATTTTTCATCAGTTTGATCGAGCGGGCGGGCATCTGCACGGTTTGCGCCACTACTGCTCCAGGCAATCTTGCAGGTGCCTGATTTGTCAGGAAAAAGGACATGCGCCAGTGGATGCCGGGTTGTTTGAAGATGTCGACGACTTACGTGATGAGAATGGCGATGCCGGCAGAGCAACTTAA